The Plasmodium relictum strain SGS1 genome assembly, chromosome: 8 DNA window TATTTACTAGAACTGGTGTTttctataattataaaacttgacaaatatttaatataaaaaaaaaaattgaacaaATAAGAATTAcctaaatatgtatatatgagaaataaaaaagattttttttttttctgataaatttattaaattaaactATGCGCAATCCTCTATGCGTTCCTAATATAagtattagaaaaaaattttaatggcAAAAAGCGAAAAATTATTTCCTGATATTGAAGTTGGAAATTTACaccttttaaaaaaataaatttaattattataaaaaaaaaaataaattaaaataaaataataataaagaataaaataatttagaaaattaataaagtaaataaagatattacTTGATTGGAAAAAATTGTGGATAactgttttaaaaaaaaaatgtggtttttttatttgttctaCTTGTTTACAGTATTAGAAAAATCTTTTTTCTCATTAGATATAGTAGATAGAATATTTTATCAAACAAATGAAGTaagaaatttaaatttttcccTTGATTATAGAAATAGTGAAAAATTAGCTACAGATGACCCTATATACGATAATGGAGAACAATTGTATGGTTATACACATAAATCACTTGAAAATATTATACCAATTAGATCTCatgataaaataaaggaATATCTTTCTGATATTGTAGACAAAAATTCATGTGCTTATTTTATAACTCAAGAAAATTCTAGCTCTgagttaaaagaaaaatgcaTGAATAAACATTTTTGCGGAATATTACCTAAAAATGCACACATAAGTgaagaaacaaaaaacaaTAGGATTTATTGTGCACACATCaataaatcatatataattatatactcTCTAGGAGAGCCAATTGTAGTTGAACCAAATGTTGTTTTTCAAGagttattttttgaaaaagaaaaaaaaggtatCTTGGATTGTCATGGTTTGACAATAGATATACGTCTTATAAATATTCATACACAACATGGATGTCTACAAGATAAACttctaaataatataatgagTGAATGTAATGAGAAAAGCCATtgtgaaattattttttccaaTGTTGACAAAAGCTCTAAGTGCTTAACTGCTCACAGTTTTTTTGTGAGCATTTATTATGAATGTAAACCAAattgtaatataaaaaatgaaaatgaaatatgtAAAGCAACTAGTACAGAAACCAAAGAAGTAACATGTAAATATGGTTACAATATGTTAAATAGTGATGAAGGAACATGTCAAAAAAACACTGCATGTTTAAATGAAATTTGTTCAGTAAATGAATATTGCAATACTACAGAAAGATCATGTATATGTAGAGATACAATACTAGATAATGGAAATGACAAATGCGAATATGATAATGTATGTGATTTGTTAAAATGTCCTAAAGATGCTAGTTGTGAATATTCCTTAGACGGAAAAAAAGCTCAATGTAAATGTTCtgatcataaaattttttataataataaatgttaTACTCCAAATGAACTAGAATTAGCTATCCAATTAGAACTAAGAAAAAACAATACAATTTATAAAGATCATTTATATGAAGGTTCTGCATTACAAATGAAACATATATTTCTAAAATGCGAAGAAAATTATTCCATTGAAGTAATTAATGCTTATGCTACATGTTATAAAGTTCAATTTAGTGATaacaaaatgaaatatatgacagaaattttaaaaaaagaatgtaATGGAAAGATGAGTTGTATATATGGAAACGGTGTAGATCATGAAGATACGACAATTTATAGTATGTGCAATAACTCTAATATAGTTTTCAAATATCAATATTTGTGTAAAGCTGATAATCAAGAAGAGAAtcatagtaataaaaaaaaagttgaaaTTTTTAGAAGTAGATTCAGGAGTAAATTACAGTGTCAAGGAGGAGAAATAACTATTAATAAAGCCCTATTGAAAACAGGAGAAGGTTGCGACGATTTAGATTTGAGTGattctttaaaaaagtatTGTGACGGATTAAGTGATTGTGATATAGGCTTAACTCATCATTTTGATACATATTGCATAAATGATCAGTATCTTTTTGTTACTTATGAATGTTCAGATTTATGTGGAAAATGCACTGAAAATTCTTCCTGTTATGGAAATAAATTTCAGCATAGATGTTTTTGTAATAAGCCTTATATAAGCAAAAATGAAGGAAGTGTTTGTGAAAAACCAACAAGTTGTGACTCTGTCACTTGTGGAGTAGGGCAAGTATGCAAGGatactaataataaaattttttgtgaATGTGATCAAGGATATAAAAATGTTGATGGTTCTTGTATAAAAGATGATGGATGCGATCTTTTATGCCCATCAAATAAATTATGTACCATAGaagatgatataaaaaagtgTAAATGTCCAGAAGGatatatattagaaaaaggAGTATGTGTTTGCTCTAAAGATGAATATATAATAGATCAAGATGGTAATTGCATacctaaaaataaatgtaagagagaagaatataaaaatatatgtactAATGAAGGTGAAGAATGTgtttataataaagaaagtGAAATTATAAGATGTGAATGTAAAATgcattacataaaaaatgaaCGTGGTGAATGTATACCAAAAAATTACTGTTTAGAGCATACCTGTGGAAGGAATGAAGAATGTAGAATGGTTAATTTTACTCCTCAATGTGATTGTagagaaaattttaaaagagaAAGTGAAGGAGTATGCGTTCatgaaaatttttgtttacaAAATAGAGGAAATTGCCCTATAGATTctacatgtatatataaagaagatGGTATTCATGAATGTAGATGCAATAAACATGGATATCTTGCAGTAGATGGTAGTTGTGTTTTAGAAGATAAATGCAGTAGTCATAATATATGCTCAGAAAACTCTCTTTGTGTAAATGTATTAAATAAACAACCATTATGCATATGTATGTTTAATTATTCTAAATTAGGTGGAAAATGTGTAATTAAAAATCCTTGCTTAAAAGAAAATGGAGGTTGCCCAAGAAATTCAATATGTTCAATGAGGAATAATAAAGTAACTTGTGAATGTAAAGAAGATTACAAAAAAGAAGGTAATTTATGCGTTCCTGAAATTACTGAGAATGATAAAGATTCCACATTTAATTGTAATAATAATGTATCTGCTGCTCTTGGTTCTTGTGGAATCAtagaatttaattataaagataATCAGATAATTtggaaaataaataatacaaatgaaTCCTATATTTTTGATTATGAATATCCAGAATCAGGAATTTTAAAGGctcattttaaaaataaaggtgATAAATCTATTGTTTTCTTAAAAAAGGAGGATGGAAATAACATAATTTTTGATGACTTTCACGTAGACCATGAACGCTGTATGTATGAAAACGTATTTTTTTACACATCTAAAGAAAACAATGAGAAAACTGGTTAAATAAGCAATTTTCACTactattttgaaaataaagatatatatttcaagatgcctaaatatttttaataaaacatgtatgtaatatttaaaatttttctttaatctTATAATTgcatataattataaattcatataaaatttaaaagtattagatataattattatctcAAAactccatttttttttttttttgaataattttatttatttccttAAAAGGCAATTGTTTCTTTAATGTTTCTTttgagaaaaataatttttttttttgaatagtattataatagttttattttatttggttgaaattactatttttaaattttttttaatatatttcaattaaaaaatatatgtgtaCACatatttaagttttttttaattacacaagaatttaatttttttttttctttttcattactttcgttattcaatttttaaaatccCGAAAGAAAGTactttttttgatttaataataaaattactgATATACAAAAGttgtattatatttatatatatttatatttaaatatattttatttaaacatttctttataaataaaatatgtaataaataggtttatccttttttttttttttatatatataataaatttgatttttccttgtttcttttaaaaaaacttattcttttaattttacaaaCTTCAATTtgatacaatttttttatttttaatattaaaaacttttactttatttttactttattttattttactttatttttatttttatttttatttttttttttttttgtctaatAAGTGTTAAATAAAAGGAATTTTATATTAGTGggtatttttatgtttaaattttaatgaataggaaagaaattaaaaaac harbors:
- the RIPR gene encoding Rh5 interacting protein, putative, translated to MWFFYLFYLFTVLEKSFFSLDIVDRIFYQTNEVRNLNFSLDYRNSEKLATDDPIYDNGEQLYGYTHKSLENIIPIRSHDKIKEYLSDIVDKNSCAYFITQENSSSELKEKCMNKHFCGILPKNAHISEETKNNRIYCAHINKSYIIIYSLGEPIVVEPNVVFQELFFEKEKKGILDCHGLTIDIRLINIHTQHGCLQDKLLNNIMSECNEKSHCEIIFSNVDKSSKCLTAHSFFVSIYYECKPNCNIKNENEICKATSTETKEVTCKYGYNMLNSDEGTCQKNTACLNEICSVNEYCNTTERSCICRDTILDNGNDKCEYDNVCDLLKCPKDASCEYSLDGKKAQCKCSDHKIFYNNKCYTPNELELAIQLELRKNNTIYKDHLYEGSALQMKHIFLKCEENYSIEVINAYATCYKVQFSDNKMKYMTEILKKECNGKMSCIYGNGVDHEDTTIYSMCNNSNIVFKYQYLCKADNQEENHSNKKKVEIFRSRFRSKLQCQGGEITINKALLKTGEGCDDLDLSDSLKKYCDGLSDCDIGLTHHFDTYCINDQYLFVTYECSDLCGKCTENSSCYGNKFQHRCFCNKPYISKNEGSVCEKPTSCDSVTCGVGQVCKDTNNKIFCECDQGYKNVDGSCIKDDGCDLLCPSNKLCTIEDDIKKCKCPEGYILEKGVCVCSKDEYIIDQDGNCIPKNKCKREEYKNICTNEGEECVYNKESEIIRCECKMHYIKNERGECIPKNYCLEHTCGRNEECRMVNFTPQCDCRENFKRESEGVCVHENFCLQNRGNCPIDSTCIYKEDGIHECRCNKHGYLAVDGSCVLEDKCSSHNICSENSLCVNVLNKQPLCICMFNYSKLGGKCVIKNPCLKENGGCPRNSICSMRNNKVTCECKEDYKKEGNLCVPEITENDKDSTFNCNNNVSAALGSCGIIEFNYKDNQIIWKINNTNESYIFDYEYPESGILKAHFKNKGDKSIVFLKKEDGNNIIFDDFHVDHERCMYENVFFYTSKENNEKTG